gggaaggggcaggggaagggcttCTCGCCGGTGTGCACGCGGATGTGGTTGATGAGCTTGTATTTGGCCTTGAAGGGCTTGCCCTCGCGCGGACAGTCCTCCCAGAAGCAGACGTGGCTGCTTTGCTCGGGGCCGCCCACGTGCTCCACCGTGACGTGGTTCACCAGCTCGTGCATGGTGCCGAAAGTTTTGGAGCAGGGCTTGGCGCCgccggccgggggcgggggcggcggcggcccggCCAGCTCCTCGGGGTCGATCCACTTGCAGATGAGCTCCTGCTTGATTGGCTGCCGCATGTAGCGCAGGAAGGCCCCGGCCgcccctgggaggtgggggtggtgcTGGTGCGGGTGCTgcgcgggcgcgggcggcggtggcggcgccGGGGGCGGCGCGTGGTGTTGCAGGTGGGGCCCGGGTCCGGCCGCCGCggcagcagccgccgccgccgccaggtTCAGGTTTAAGTTCACAGCTCCGTAGCCATGCAGGGCGGCGGCTGCAGCGGCCGCCACCGCCCCGTAGTGCGCATCCCCAGAGCGCGGCGCGAAGGGCGGCTCCCCGCGGCCGTACAGCTCAGCCGCCGCGGCTGCCGCAGCTGCCGCCAGCCCCAGGCGCATCTGGCCGTTGAGCGGGTGCGGGTGGCCGCCGGGGCCTCCCGGCGTGTCGTGCAGCGAGGGAAAGAGCGCCGGGCCCCCGCCGCCGCTGCCGTCCGGGCCAGCGTAGGTGCCGCTGGCCGAGATGAACATGCCGGCCGAGTGGGGAGGCGGGGCCGAGTGCTGGGGGGAGCCGGTGCCGGACCGCTGCTCCCCTCCGAGCGGGGCCCCGTGCATGGCCGCCGCGGGGGCCGTGGCGGAAAGGTCCCTCCGGAGGACGAAGTCCCTGCTGTGGCCTttgccgctgctgccgccgccgccactGTTGGTGGTGGTGTAGCCCgagaggccaggaggagggggagggggtgaaggggagggaggaagaggaggggctgggggcgggggcgcgggcgcgGAGGACTGCACGCTACCGCTGCCCCCGCCGCCAGGGTAGGTGCCGGCGCCCGGGTGCGAGACCGAGGCTGCAGCGCGGGCGGTGGCCGCTGGGGCTTTGGGCTGTGCCGAGAGCgcctgggagggagggctgaGGCCGAGCGCGCTCGCCTGGGCCATGTGCTCGGGTCCGAGCGGAGTGATGGCCACGCCGGGGTCAGCGCCCAGGTCCCGAGAGCGGAGGTGCGCGGCTGCGGCGCGGAGTTGGGAGTGGGCGGGCGCGCTGGCCAGCGCCGGGAAGCCTGTCATATTCTGAAGTGGCCTGGCCTGAGCCGTTGCCAGATCCGCTAATCTCAGCGCTGGCGGGTTCCTCTTGCTCAAAGGGGTCTCCATCAGAACTACACAATCAGACTCATAGACCCTCACTGGGGGGACTTTTTCCCCTCTGCCCGCCTTCAGAAACATGTATATGTCAGGCGCTCTTTAACTTCTTTGTCCTGGCCTCCTAACTCTGCTTATTCCCGTTCCCACTCTGTCCTCCAGCGATTGGCAGAGCGAACACCACATTTGAGCTGCGCAGTGGGACCGAGATTTTGGAAATAGCAAGGGTGGGATTGGAGGGAGCCGCGTGATTGGCAGCAGCCGCGGCTGACCGATTGGCTCCCTTTCAGACTCAGCGGGCATCCGCCCCTGTGCTCCCGGCCGCCTTCGCTTTCGCTTCGCGCCCCTTCCTCTCCCGGAGCCCTGCGTCCCCGCCTCCCCGGGGATTCCCAAGTTGCACTTGCAGAAAGTTTGCGCCGAGCCTGCGCGCGCAGCGCCCCGCGTTCCCATGACGCGCCTTACGGGGAACGTGCGCCGGCACGCGGCCGAAGGGCGCCTGGAGGCTCTGGGCTGGGGACCCCCCGGGGAGCAAAAGGCGGGGGGA
This Physeter macrocephalus isolate SW-GA chromosome 13, ASM283717v5, whole genome shotgun sequence DNA region includes the following protein-coding sequences:
- the ZIC5 gene encoding zinc finger protein ZIC 5 — its product is METPLSKRNPPALRLADLATAQARPLQNMTGFPALASAPAHSQLRAAAAHLRSRDLGADPGVAITPLGPEHMAQASALGLSPPSQALSAQPKAPAATARAAASVSHPGAGTYPGGGGSGSVQSSAPAPPPPAPPLPPSPSPPPPPPGLSGYTTTNSGGGGSSGKGHSRDFVLRRDLSATAPAAAMHGAPLGGEQRSGTGSPQHSAPPPHSAGMFISASGTYAGPDGSGGGGPALFPSLHDTPGGPGGHPHPLNGQMRLGLAAAAAAAAAELYGRGEPPFAPRSGDAHYGAVAAAAAAALHGYGAVNLNLNLAAAAAAAAAAGPGPHLQHHAPPPAPPPPPAPAQHPHQHHPHLPGAAGAFLRYMRQPIKQELICKWIDPEELAGPPPPPPPAGGAKPCSKTFGTMHELVNHVTVEHVGGPEQSSHVCFWEDCPREGKPFKAKYKLINHIRVHTGEKPFPCPFPGCGKVFARSENLKIHKRTHTGEKPFKCEFDGCDRKFANSSDRKKHSHVHTSDKPYYCKVRGCDKSYTHPSSLRKHMKIHCKSSPPSPGALGYSSVGTPVGAPLSPVLDPTRSRASTLSPQVTNLNEWYVCQPSGVPSHLHTPSSSGTTSDSDDEEMYRNSEGVRTVH